The genomic window TATTTTCGCGATATGAAAGAGACATCAGCAAAAAGGATACTGGCGCTCGAAGAAGAAGAGAGAGTCCTGAAACTCCTTCTGCAGGAAGGAAGGATACCAAAGCTGGACCTTCTGAGACTGCAGACTCATCTCTCCCAGGCAAGGCACGATCATATCGTTTTCGATCAGGCGGAAAAGGATTCCCTTTCTCTGCTTGGCACGCTGACAGGTAACCAAGATCCTGTAAAGTCGATAGTGGAAATACCGGCGGAGACAGAACTGGGTGCCCTGGATCAGATAGGACAGACTGATATTCTTGCAAACAACCATGCTGTAAAAAAATCATCACTTATCTCCGAGGCTTCTTTCGCAAGATCTCAGGCAGTAAAGGGCGAAACGAAGCCCCAGGTCTCATTTTTTGGAAGGGGAACCGGCAGTTTCGGGAGTGATACGGAACTTTATGATGACTGGCAGGCCGGGCTTCAGGTCACTATAAAAGTATGGGACGGACATGTAAACAAAAACAGGATCGAAAAATCGTTGCTGGACATAGAAAAAGCAAAGCTTGATCTGGACGAGACACGAAATCAGACCCTCAATGAAGCAAGGGAAGCCTCAGGCGCGGTGAGAGAAGCAGGATCAAAGATCCTGACAGCCAGCAAACAACAAGAAGAGGCGAAAGAGGCTCTGAGGATCGAGAAACTTAGATATGAAACAGGCGAGAGCACTATTACTGACCTGCTGAGTGCCGAATCAGAACTTTGGTCGGCGGCCGCAAGCAAAAGCAAGGCTTACTATGAAAAGATCGCCTCTGAAGCTAATGTATTGAGGATATTGGGAAAACTTTCGCCTAAAAGAATGCGCTTCACTGGAAAAGAGAACTTTGATGATGTAAAAATCTCCGCGAAAGATGAGGTCGTGAGGTAATGCAGAAGAAAATCAACAAAAAACTGATCCCTGTTGTCATAGTCGCTCTGGCTGCGCTTTTTGCGGCATATACTCTTTTTTTGAAAGGCAGTGAAGATGACCCGAACATGATCTTTGCCTCCGGCACGATCGAAACAACAGATGCAGACATGTCCTTTATGGCAAACGGAATTTTGAAAGACCGTAAGGTCAACGAGGGCGACACTGTACACCGCGGCGACCTGATCGCTGAACTGGACAGCAGGGAGGCCGAGGCAAGGCTTCGCCAGAGCGCAGCTGCAGTCGAGACTGCACGTTCAAGATTAAAGGATCTAAGCAGCGGTTACAGAAGCCAGGAGATAGCGGAGGCCGAAGCTCAGACAGCTCAGTTCAGGTCAAACTGGAACAACCTGAAAGATGAAGCAGAAAGGTCTGAAAAGCTTTTTAACGGCGGGGCGATAAGCAGACAGAGGCTGGACCGCGACGTTACAGCTGCCGAAGTAGCCGGCTCACAGCTGAACGCAGCTCAGAAAAAGCTTGAGCTTATCCGTTCAGGATTTAGGGAAAACAGCATAGATGGAGCAGCAAACCAGCTTAAAGAGGCCGAAGCAGCGGAGCAGGCAGCAGAGGTAATAGTATCCAACCATGTTCTGAAAAGCTCTCTGGATGGCGTCGTCTCAAAGGTCTACGCAGAACCCGGAGAGATGATCGCGATGGGAAAACCGGTGCTTACCTTGACGAGCCTGGAAAGGCCCCGCGTAAAAGTATATATTCCCGAATACAGGATCGGAAGGATCATGCTCGGCCAGAAGGCGGACATAACGGTAGATTCTTTTCCGGACAAAAAGTTCCCCGCCACAGTGACCTTCATTTCACCCGAAGCTGAATTTACCCCTAAAACGGTACAGACAGCCGAAGAAAGGGTGAAACTCGTTTTTGCCGTCGAAGTGACAGTGGAAACAACAGATGGGCAGTTAAAACCTGGAATGCCTGCGGACGTCACTATAGACCTAAGCGATGAATAGTCATAAGGATACGGATAAAGCCATAGAGATACAAAACCTGGGCAGAGAGTTCGGTCAGTTATGGGCTGTTCGGGGGGTGGATCTCTCTGTAAATAAAGGAGAGATCTTTGGCCTGGTAGGACCCGACGGCGCAGGGAAGACTACCGTTATGAGAATGGCAGCCGGAGTTCTTCTGCCCTCCGAGGGGGATATCCTCGTGAACGGGTACTCTGTCATATCGGATCCGGAAACAGTGAAAAAAAAGATCGGATATATGTCTCAGAAGTTCGGCCTTTACGGAGACCTGACAGTACTTGAGAATTTGCGTTTTTACGGGGACCTTTATGAGATCCCCCGCAAAAACAGAGATGCCGCGGAAGATAAGCTTCTTGGATTCAGCAACCTTACCCCTTTCAAGAACCGAAAAGCAAAGGATCTGTCCGGCGGCATGAAACAGAAACTCGGACTGGCATGCTCCCTGATACACCAGCCTTCCGTGCTTCTTCTCGATGAACCGACTAACGGGGTCGACCCGGTTTCCAGAAGGGATTTCTGGAAGATACTTCATGAAATGGTAAAAGAGGGAGTAACTGTTTTTGTCTCGACATCTTATCTGGACGAAGCGGAGAGATGCGAGCGGGTCGGCATGATGCAGGAAGGAAGGCTGACCATGTGCGACAACCCGAGGAATCTCAAAAAGACAGTATCGGGAAGCATCCTTGAAATAATGAGCGATGATCCGGGGAAGACTCTTCAGGCTTTGAAGAAAAAATACGGGAAGATGAGTTCTGATATCGTATCCGGAATGATACGTTTCAGGCTGCCGGAAAACTCTTCACCCGAAAAAATCGAAAATGAAATGAAAGACATGGGGGTCGCACCCATGTCGATAAATGAGGCGCGCCCGACTCTCGAAGATGTTTTCGTCAGTCAGGCTATGAAAGCGGATGCACAATGAAGGAAGAATTTGCCGTAGAAGTAAAGGGGCTGACAAAGGTTTTCGGAAACTTTACAGCAGTAGACCATATCGACCTTAAGGTCATAAAGGGGAAAATTTTTGGTTTTCTTGGCCCAAATGGGGCGGGGAAATCAACGACGATAAAAATGCTGTGCGGTCTGCTCCTGCCTACATCAGGAGAAGGGACAATAGCAGGGTCTGATATTTTCAGAGAGTCAGAGGAAATAAAAAAGAAGATAGGATACATGTCGCAAAAATTTTCTTTATATGATGATCTGACTGTTGAAGAAAACATAGATTTTTTTGCAGGGATATACAGAGTCCCCAAATCCATCAGGCCTGAAAGAAAGGCCTGGATACTTGAAATGTCGGACCTCACCACACACACCTCCAGCATCACCCGTTCTTTGGCGGGAGGGTGGAAACAGAGGCTCGCACTTGGCTGCGCCCTTATCCACCAACCACCCATCGTCTTTCTTGATGAGCCTACTTCCGGAGTGGATCCGATCTCCAGAAGACGTTTTTGGAACCTGATATCAGATATCGCACGGGAAGGGACCACCGTCTTCGTTACAACGCACTACATGGAAGAGGCTGAATACTGTGATGAGCTTGCGCTGATCTACAAAGGAAAGATGATCGCAAAGGGGACTCCAACCTCCATAAGAGAGGATTCAATGCCTTCTGACCTGATAGAGCTATCTGTGAGCAGGCCTTTTGAAGCGATCGAAGTTTTGGGAAATTCAGGATCAGTCGCGAGTGCCTCTATCTTCGGAGACGGGCTTCATTTAATTCTTAAAAATGGAGACTACGATGGTGAGACAATAAGAAAGATCCTCTCTGAAAAGAGCTTTGAGATCTACTCGATAAATAGTGTAAGACCGTCTCTTGAGGATGTCTTCGTCCATCTGATCGAAAAAGAAGACGCATTGTTGGAGCGTGGTCAAAAATGAACAACGACGGCATAAGAAAGATTTCGTTCCGCAGACTTGCTGCGGTCGTCAACAAAGAATTCATCCACATTATGAGGGACAGCAGAAGTCTGGCCATGGCGTTTCTAATGCCAGTCATACTCCTCTTTATTTTTGGCTATGGCATAACTATGGACATTAAAAGCCTCAATATGGGTATTTATGACATGGATAAGACAGCCGAGAGCAGGGAACTGATAGAGAGATTCAAGGCGTCCGGTTATTTTAAGATCGTTGGAACGGTCAGCTCCGGCAAAGAGATAGACCGCATGATAGACCGGAACATAGCCCATATGGTCCTTGTGATCCCTGAAGGTTTCAGCGGGTCTGTGAAAAAAGGGATACCGGTGGACATACAGGCCATTTATGACGGAAGCGATGCCAACACGACCTCCATTGCAATGGGCTACACAGAGGCTATTGCTTCACGATATTCGCTCTCAAAGGGAGCAAAGGGACTTTCAGGCCAGATCGACCTCAGGCTGCGTGTCTGGTATAACCCGGAACTAAAAAGCCGATGGTTCATCATCCCCGGCCTTATTGCCATCATCATGGGTGTGATAAGCGCCCTTCTGACTTCGCTGACCGTATCAAGGGAATGGGAGCAGGGCACAATGGAACAGCTTCTCTCGACCCCCATTCATCCCGTGGAACTTTTTTTGGGTAAAATAACCCCCTATTTCCTTATCGGGATGATAGACCTTCTGATCTCTGTCGCGGTAGGTGTGTGGGTTTTCGGGGTTCCGTTGAGGGGCAGCCTGCTTTTCCTTCTGGCAGTTTCATCACTCTTTCTGGTTGGGGGATTAAGTCTGGGGATACTCATTTCTACTGTCGCCAAGTCCCAGCTCGTAGCAAGCCAGGCAGCTTTTGTCCTGACGCTGCTTCCTGCTTTCATGCTCTCCGGATTCCTCTACTCTATAGACAACATGCCCGTCTTCATCCAGAAAATAACATATGCAGTCCAGTCGCGCTATTTTGTCACAGTAATAAAGGATATCTTCCTAAAAGGAAACCATCCGTCTGTTTTGATCAGGGAGATACTTTTCCTCTTTGCATTCACTGCTGTTGTCTTTACCGCTGCTATCAAAAAATTTAAGAAGAATATGAGATAGGACGATCATGGGAGAAAGAATTTTACATTTGATGATAAAAGAGTTTATACAGGTCTTGAGAGATCCACGGATGAAGGCAATGATCTTTGTGCTTCCGGTGATACAGCTTTTGATCTTCGGATACGCTGTTACTACAGATGTTGACCGGATAAAGACGGTCGTCATGGACAGCGACCGAAGCGCACACAGCCGTCAGCTGGTCGAAGGCTTCACTTCCTCCGGACTCTTCAGTATCATCGCATACCCTGAAAGTGATGCTGAAATTACGGAAGATCTTGACCGGGGCAGAGCTGTAGTCGGAATAAACATCAAAAAGGGATTTGCTGAAGATCTGCTAAGCGGGAAACATCCCGTTGTTCAGATACTTGTTGACGGGACAAACTCCAATGACGGCACTCTGGCGATGAACTACTCCCAACGCATAATTTCCGATTTCGGAAGAGATGATCAGAGCAGAAATCTGGTCAACGTACAGGGGAGGGCCTGGTACAATCCGGACCTGAAAAGCAGAAACTATAACGTCCCCGGGGTAATAGCGATCATCCTGCTCATGACATCACTGCTTCTGACATCCATGGCCATCGTCAGGGAAAAGGAAATAGGAACGATGGAACAGCTGATGGTAACGCCGATGCGGCCGATAGAGTTTATCCTGGGGAAATCGCTGCCCTTCGCTATCATCTGTTTTATAGATGTCATAGTTGTAAGCTTCGCAGGCATGGCATGGTTCAAGATACCGATCAGAGGCAGTATGCCGCTGCTCCTTTTTGCCGCGACACTCTTCCTTATGTCATGCATAGGCATAGGGCTTCTGATCTCTACGATCTCCAAAACACAGCAGGAGGCATTGATGTCATCATTTTTCTTTTACTTCCCTGCCGTCCTGCTTTCAGGATTCATGTTCCCAATTTCAAACATGCCCATACCGGTGCAGTGGATGACGACGATAAATCCGCTCAGATATTTCCTTGTGATAATAAGAGGCATTTTTCTTAAGGGAACAGGGTTAGCTGAACTGTGGACCCAGCTGGTCGCACTTGCCCTTCTTGGAGTTTTCTTTCTTCTTTTCAGCGTGTCCAGGTTCAAGAAGACAATAGACTAACTGTCATCAAAATAGGTATATTTATCTAACGCAAAAGTGAAATCTAAGTGAAAATATGAGCACAACCTTGCCCAAATATGGGTTAAGGTGTAGGTTATTAAGTGGCGATGTCCAACAGGGTCATATTTGTTCAAAAACAGGGCTAATTTTAAGTATTTGACGAAAGATGAGGATAAAACAAATGAAAAACGTGGGCATTTACATGTTTAACAAGGTTGAGCTTCTGGACTTTGCGGGCCCCTATGAGGTCTTTTCTTCGACTTCAGAATCAAACGACCATAAGGCCTTCAAAGTATTCACCATTTCTGAAGATGGAGGAGCGATCAAGTCCGTGAACGGACTTATTGTTATCCCAGACTACAGCTTTGACAACCACCCAAAGATAGACATATTGATCATCCCCGGAGGCGAAGGGACAAAAAACGAGATAAAGAAGAAAAAGGTCATGGAATGGGTCAACAAAACGCAGGGATCAGCGGAAATAATGGCTACGGTCTGTTCAGGTGCGAGGATCCCCGCTGTCCTCGGACTTCTCGACGGTCTTGAGGCTACAACCCACCACTCGGTCATAGAGGACGTTAAGAAGCTTGCTCCCAAGGTTACCATCGACCACACAAAACGCTTTATCGACAACGGAAAGATCATGACCTCAGGAGGGATCTCCGCAGGGATAGACCTCTCTCTTCACATCGTGAAAAAACTCTGCGGAGAAGAGACGGCTAACAAGACAATGGAATATATGGAATACGGAGAGGCAGCGCCAAAGCCGCCTACGGCGTGAAACTGCGACTAAAACTTTTCGCGTGAAGCAGTAGTGGAGCAATGGTGAAACGGTTATGAAAGCTGGCGGGGTAACGCCCGCCGGAAGTCAATTGGAAATCAATGGCAAATCGGTTGCGAATAAGTGGTTGGTGATCAGGGGGTAATTTCTCTGCGGTCACCGCTTCTTTTTTTCTTTTACCTCTCTCATTAGCCTTTTCATTTCACCCTTGCTTCCGAACATTCTGTTGATCTTTTCATTTTCCAGCTGGCGTGAATTAAGGCCGTCATAGGCGATTTCCCGCTGAAGCTTGAGGTAATTTTGGAAGCGCTCCTCAGAAAGCTCGTTTTCCTCTATCGCTTTTCTCACAGCGCAGCCCGGTTCCGTAGTGTGGGTGCAGTCCCTATATCTGCAGTTAAGGGCAAGCTCGTTGATGTCCTCAAAAGACTTCTCAAGGTTTCCCCCGTAAAGGTGCAGCTCTCTCATCCCGGGTGTATCTATGACCAGCCCGCCGCCAGGCAGTAAAAGCAGCTGACGGTGAGTCGTAGTATGCCTTCCCCTCTCATCGGACTCACGGATCTCTTTTGTGGCAAGGACTTCCCTTCCAATGAGATGGTTTATGAGTGTAGATTTCCCTACCCCTGAAGAGCCGATGAACGCAATGGTATTTCCATCTTCAATGTAAGGATAGACCGCATCGATCCCTTTTTCTTCAGCGCATGAACATATTATGATGTCAGCTCCCGAGCTGACTGAAGAGACTTCGGTGATCTTTTGTTCGAGGTCCCCGCAGAGATCCGCTTTGGTAAGGACGATCACAGGAGAGGCCATGCTGTCCCACGCAATGGAAAGGTATCTCTCAAGACGACGAAGATTGAAGTCTGTATTGAGCGACATACAGATGAATATCGTGTCCACATTTGCGGCTACTATCTGCACATCCTCTTTGGTGCCTGCCGCCCTTCGCGCAAAAAAACTTTTACGCTTGAGGATGTTGCGAATGACCGAATTGCCTGAATTTCCATCCATCCTGTCTATCATGACCCAGTCGCCCACGGCTGGGAAATCCATAGTTCCTTCGGCTGCATAATGAAGTTTGCCCGATACGCTTGCCTGGAGCTCTCCATCTTCACTGATCACCTTATATATGTAGTGGTGCTGTTCAGAGACCCTCGCAGGATAAAGTCCCTCATAAAAAGAAGCCTCCTGTTCGAAACGCTCCGTAAATCCATACTTTTTCAAGTTTGTGTATTGCATGTTTTATCCCCCGCTGTTTTCTCTGATTACAGACTATCACCATACTGATAGGTGAATTATATTACCATATAGGAAATTGGAACATCTCGCATCCCTGATTTAGCAAATCTTGTGATCCTTCGCTTCAATGCATGACAGTACAATAGTGAAGATACGATGAAAACATGTCGCGGTTTAGAAACCGTTGTTTGGTGCGGACAAATGATCATTATAACTTGCCATACGGTTTATCCTGTGAACTCTATAGACTTAAATGATTTTTTATGGAAAAAATTAGCCAAATAACATCTTATTTATATTAATTTCTAATAAAATCATATATAATATTAGTGATAAAATTCACAGTCTCACCATCTGCTGCCCTGGCGCTTTCCGGAGCAGGAGAAAGGGATAGTGATGGAGACCATCTGTCTCTCTGAACTGATCGGAGGGAAGGAGAGGACCGTTTAAGGTTTTCGATATGCGCCTGACGGACCTTTCGTATTATTTACGAAGGGTTTTTTTGTCAGCCTCTTTTCCTGCACTTTCCCGACCTTTTGGCTGTGACAAAAAAGGAGGATACCGTATTGTACGATCCAAAACAGTTTCAGGACGCATCGTTTATTGACGATGCAGAAATACTCTCTTCACTCGAAAAGGCCAAGGAGCTCGCGAAAGACAAGGTTTACGTCCGTTCACTTCTTGAGAAGGCAAAGACGTGCAAAGGGCTCGATCACAGAGAAGCCGCCGTCTTGCTCGAGATAACAGATCTGGAGCTCGAAGCCAAACTTTATTCCCTTGCAAAAGAGATCAAAGAAAAGATCTACGGCAGGCGAATAGTTCTTTTTGCCCCTCTATATGTTTCAAACTACTGCATCAACGGCTGCGAATACTGCGGATTCCACAAAGACAATGCTTCGATGCACAGGAAAAAGTTAACGATGGAAGAGATAGACGAGGAGGCAGACGCTATTCTGGCCCTCGGGCACAAAAGGATAGCTATGGAATCGGGAGAAGACCCTGTCAATTCGCCGCTTGACTATATTATTGACTGCATGAAACGCGTTTACGCTTATAAAAACAGCAGAGGTGATTCCATCCGCCGGATCAACGTCAATATAGCTGCGACCACCGTTGAAGAATATCAAAAGCTAAAGGCTGCAGACATAGGCACTTTCATTCTCTTCCAGGAAACATTCCATAGGCCGACCTACGCAAAGATGCATCCTGTTGGTCCCAAAAACAATTATGACTGGCATACGACAGCCCTCCACAGAGCCCAGCAGGGAGGCATAGATGATGTTGGGACCGGAGTCCTATACGGCCTTTACGATTACAAGTACGAAGTTACGGCACAGCTGATGTTTGCCGAACATATGGAAAAAATGTTCGGTGTGGGACCTCACACTATCTCCGTCCCCCGCATGAGGGAGGCAGAGGGAGTGGATCTGAAGAAATTTCCATATCTCCCAACAGATGATCAGTTCCTGAGGATAATCGCGGTAATAAGGGTAACAACTCCATATACAGGGATGATCCTCTCGACCAGAGAAACTCCCGAAACACGCAGAAAAGCCTTAGAGCTTGGGATATCACAGGTGAGCGCAGGGTCATGCACCGGCATCGGCGGGTATCATAAGGACATCGCACACCCGAAATGCGAAAATACTGCTCAGTTCAAAGTTTCTGATGAAAGGACTCCTGGTGAGGTCCTCACTTGGCTTTGTGAGGACGGATACATCCCGAGCTACTGCACAGCATGCTACAGACAGGGACGTACAGGTGACCGTTTCATGTCCCTTGCCAAATCAGGACAGATAAAAAACATATGCCAGCCCAACGCACTCCTTACCTTCAAGGAATACCTCATCGGTTACGGTTCTGATAAGCTGAAAAAGGTCGGGCAAGCTGTAATAGAAAAAGAAATAGAGGAG from Synergistetes bacterium HGW-Synergistetes-1 includes these protein-coding regions:
- a CDS encoding multidrug ABC transporter ATP-binding protein, coding for MNSHKDTDKAIEIQNLGREFGQLWAVRGVDLSVNKGEIFGLVGPDGAGKTTVMRMAAGVLLPSEGDILVNGYSVISDPETVKKKIGYMSQKFGLYGDLTVLENLRFYGDLYEIPRKNRDAAEDKLLGFSNLTPFKNRKAKDLSGGMKQKLGLACSLIHQPSVLLLDEPTNGVDPVSRRDFWKILHEMVKEGVTVFVSTSYLDEAERCERVGMMQEGRLTMCDNPRNLKKTVSGSILEIMSDDPGKTLQALKKKYGKMSSDIVSGMIRFRLPENSSPEKIENEMKDMGVAPMSINEARPTLEDVFVSQAMKADAQ
- a CDS encoding [FeFe] hydrogenase H-cluster radical SAM maturase HydG encodes the protein MYDPKQFQDASFIDDAEILSSLEKAKELAKDKVYVRSLLEKAKTCKGLDHREAAVLLEITDLELEAKLYSLAKEIKEKIYGRRIVLFAPLYVSNYCINGCEYCGFHKDNASMHRKKLTMEEIDEEADAILALGHKRIAMESGEDPVNSPLDYIIDCMKRVYAYKNSRGDSIRRINVNIAATTVEEYQKLKAADIGTFILFQETFHRPTYAKMHPVGPKNNYDWHTTALHRAQQGGIDDVGTGVLYGLYDYKYEVTAQLMFAEHMEKMFGVGPHTISVPRMREAEGVDLKKFPYLPTDDQFLRIIAVIRVTTPYTGMILSTRETPETRRKALELGISQVSAGSCTGIGGYHKDIAHPKCENTAQFKVSDERTPGEVLTWLCEDGYIPSYCTACYRQGRTGDRFMSLAKSGQIKNICQPNALLTFKEYLIGYGSDKLKKVGQAVIEKEIEEIPSDKVKELTKERLKKLEQGEQDLFF
- a CDS encoding multidrug ABC transporter ATP-binding protein translates to MKEEFAVEVKGLTKVFGNFTAVDHIDLKVIKGKIFGFLGPNGAGKSTTIKMLCGLLLPTSGEGTIAGSDIFRESEEIKKKIGYMSQKFSLYDDLTVEENIDFFAGIYRVPKSIRPERKAWILEMSDLTTHTSSITRSLAGGWKQRLALGCALIHQPPIVFLDEPTSGVDPISRRRFWNLISDIAREGTTVFVTTHYMEEAEYCDELALIYKGKMIAKGTPTSIREDSMPSDLIELSVSRPFEAIEVLGNSGSVASASIFGDGLHLILKNGDYDGETIRKILSEKSFEIYSINSVRPSLEDVFVHLIEKEDALLERGQK
- the rsgA gene encoding ribosome small subunit-dependent GTPase A, translating into MQYTNLKKYGFTERFEQEASFYEGLYPARVSEQHHYIYKVISEDGELQASVSGKLHYAAEGTMDFPAVGDWVMIDRMDGNSGNSVIRNILKRKSFFARRAAGTKEDVQIVAANVDTIFICMSLNTDFNLRRLERYLSIAWDSMASPVIVLTKADLCGDLEQKITEVSSVSSGADIIICSCAEEKGIDAVYPYIEDGNTIAFIGSSGVGKSTLINHLIGREVLATKEIRESDERGRHTTTHRQLLLLPGGGLVIDTPGMRELHLYGGNLEKSFEDINELALNCRYRDCTHTTEPGCAVRKAIEENELSEERFQNYLKLQREIAYDGLNSRQLENEKINRMFGSKGEMKRLMREVKEKKKR
- a CDS encoding AraC family transcriptional regulator codes for the protein MKNVGIYMFNKVELLDFAGPYEVFSSTSESNDHKAFKVFTISEDGGAIKSVNGLIVIPDYSFDNHPKIDILIIPGGEGTKNEIKKKKVMEWVNKTQGSAEIMATVCSGARIPAVLGLLDGLEATTHHSVIEDVKKLAPKVTIDHTKRFIDNGKIMTSGGISAGIDLSLHIVKKLCGEETANKTMEYMEYGEAAPKPPTA
- a CDS encoding ABC transporter permease, with translation MGERILHLMIKEFIQVLRDPRMKAMIFVLPVIQLLIFGYAVTTDVDRIKTVVMDSDRSAHSRQLVEGFTSSGLFSIIAYPESDAEITEDLDRGRAVVGINIKKGFAEDLLSGKHPVVQILVDGTNSNDGTLAMNYSQRIISDFGRDDQSRNLVNVQGRAWYNPDLKSRNYNVPGVIAIILLMTSLLLTSMAIVREKEIGTMEQLMVTPMRPIEFILGKSLPFAIICFIDVIVVSFAGMAWFKIPIRGSMPLLLFAATLFLMSCIGIGLLISTISKTQQEALMSSFFFYFPAVLLSGFMFPISNMPIPVQWMTTINPLRYFLVIIRGIFLKGTGLAELWTQLVALALLGVFFLLFSVSRFKKTID